The following is a genomic window from Chitinophaga caseinilytica.
CCCTACTGCTGATCTGCGCGCAAACGACGGGGATAAACAGGGTATTTAGTACAACAACGCCGTAGCGGAGATGTTTAGATTGGGGAAATTAATTTGATGGGTTTTTACCCAGCAACTCATGCAAACCCGCCAGGTCAAAAAGCAGGTTACCCAATTTCAGCTCCGACCAGCCGGGCTTCAACCGGTATGTTTGTACCGGAACGCCATCGTCGATCCGCGCTTCCATCTGCATCGCGTCGTAGGGCACGCTTTCCAGCGCGGGACGGATTTCTATCAAATGGGTGGAAATGATGAACAATCCGGATGAAAAACGCTGCAAACCCCGTACCGTTTGCACCAGCAACGCCACGGCCTCTTCCGTATTGGTGCCGCTGAACAATTCATCGAACATGGCGAAGCAGCGCTGCCCCGCTACGGCGGCTTCAGCAACGCTTTTGAGGTAGATGACTTCCTGCATGTAATGGCTCAGGCCGGTTGAAATATCGTCGGTGACGTTAAGGGCGGCCATGAAAGAATCGAACATCGGCAGGGCGCATTGCTCCGCCGGCACGCCCAGGCCCAGGTGCCCCAACATCACACAGAGCCCGATCCCCTTCATGGCGGTCGACTTCCCACCCATATTCGGGCCCGTCAGCAATACGATATTCGAGCCGCCCGTAAAATCGTTCCGCACCGCATTCTTCACCAGCGGATGATAAAACCCCTCCAGCCGGAGGGGCCCTTCATGGAACTCCGGGAACGTCAGCCCATGGGCAATGATCCCTTTCGCCAGCGACCAATATAGCTCGAATTCGTGCAACGCTTCCCAGAAAGGATCGAGCTGCTTGCGTTGTTTCATTTCCTGCAGCTCTTTCAGCAGCATGGAAGCATGAAAATCACCAAACCGGTCTTTATGCACCGCCTCCACGCCCCTTTTGATCTTCAACCGTGCGAGCACCCGCTGGATCCGGTCCACCTTTTCCTGGAATGCCTCCGGGTATCCAATGTCTTCCGGCAAAGGGAAGTAAAACGCATCCAGCCGCTCGAAAAAGAACATCACCTGCACACTTTTGCCGCGCACGAGCTTTCGGTTGGTGGAAGGGAACATCCTCGCCCACACGCCCGGGAACTCGTAAGCGAAATAATCGGCCTGGGTGGTGAATGTCAGCACTTCCTCGAAATCATAGCGGGAATACGCAAAATGCTGGAGATGCTTCCAGTGCCGGATAAACGTCTTCAAAACCGCCTGCCGGTGAAGGATCTGCTGAAGGGAAAGCCCGCCGCTGCGAAAAAAATCTTCCAGCAGTTGCCGGGCGGGGCGACTGTAAGTATGGTCGAACAGGGAAACGATTTCCCGGGGGATCTGGAGCGTTTCGGGCATACGGGACGTTGTACGCCTGGAGCGCAAAACTCCTGCCAGATATGAAAAAGCCGGGACCATGCGGCCCCGGCTCCTATCAAAAGTTTTGTTAATCTTAGTTGAGAACGTTCTTTTCCTTCTTGATTTCGATCCCTTTCTCGTCTTTCATTTTCGCAAATCCGCCGTTTACGTTGCGGAGGTTATGGATGCCTTCACGCTTCATGAGCGAGCAGGCGATCACGCTGCGGTAGCCGCCCTGGCAATGAACGTAAAGGTTGAGGTGCTCGTCGAGATGGGCCATGGTACCGGGGTCTGTGAGCTCGCTGAGCGTGAGGTTCACCGCGTCTTTCACATGGCCGTCGGCGAATTCTGCCGGTTTGCGGACGTCGATCACCTGGAGGTTTTCGTCGTGCGGGATGTCCATCGCCAACTCGTCGGGGTCTACGGAAATGATCATATCCATCTTTTCGCCGGCGTTCTTCCAGGCGTCGAACCCGCCTTCGAGGTAGCCTTCCACTTTGTCGAAACCTACGCGCGCGAGGCGGACGATCGTTTCTTCTTCCTGGCCGGGCGCGGTAACGAGGACCATCGCTTTATCGAACGGCAGGAGGCTGCCCGCCCATTCGGCGAAGCGGCCTTCCAGCCCGATGCTGATGGAGCCGGGCACGAAGCCTTCGGTGAAAGTGGTGGCGTGGCGCGTGTCGAGGATAACGGCGCCATGTTCCGACTTTTCCTTGAAAGCGGCTATGGATAAAGGTTGCAGGCTGCGCTCCATGACTTTGTTCATGGCGTCGTAACCTTCCTTGTTGATTTGTGCGTTGATGGGGAAATATTGCGGCGGGGTGCTGAGACCGTCGGTCACCTGGCGGATGAATTCGTCTTTGTTATCTGCGAGGAGCGCGTAATTGTCGCGCTTTTGCTCGCCGATGGTGGAGGAAGTATTGGGACCGAGGTTCTTTCCGCAAGACGAGCCCGGGCCATGCGCGGGATATACGATCACGCCGTCTGGCAGGGTTTTGATTTTCGTGTTGAGGGATTCGAACAGCATGCCGGCCAGTTGTTCTTTGGTGAGGTTGCCGCTGAAGAGGTCCGGACGGCCAACATCCCCTACAAAGAGGGTGTCTCCCGTAAAAATGGCGTTCGGTTCGCCGGCTTCGTCGAGCAGGAGGTAGCAAGTGCTTTCCAGCGTGTGGCCGGGGGTGTGAAGGGCGCGAACGGTCAATTTGCCGATGCGGAATTCTTCCCCGTCTTTGGCGATATGCACCGGGAACCCGGTTTTGGTTTCAGGGCCATAAACGATCGGCGCATGGGTGGCAGCGGCCAGGTCGAGGTGACCGGAAACGAAATCGGCATGAAAGTGCGTCTCGAAAATATATTTAATGGCGGCATTTCTTTCGTGGGCCAGTTCAAGATAGGGCTCAATGTCGCGCAGGGGGTCGATGATGGCTGCCTCACCCTCCGACTCGATATAATAGGCGGCTTCCGATAAGCACCCGGTATACAACTGCTTAATGTACATAGTGGTTTTTGATTTGAGCAAAAATACGAAAAAACAAAAGACCGCCTTCAGGGGCGGTCTTTTGAGTATCGTAGGTGGCCCAGGGTAGGGCACGGTTATGAAAAAGAAAGATGTGTGGCTTATCCCACCAGTTCTTCCACGAATTTTGCCACTTCGGCAATACGCTGCTTGTTGATGGTATAATGGATAAACTTGCCGTCTCTTTCGGTAATCACGATCCCGGCGCGGCGCAGGATGGCGAGATGCTGGGAGGCTACCGACTGTTCCAGGCGCAGTTTCACATAAATCTCCGTTACAGTCATGCGCTTATGGTCCTCCAGCAGCTTGATCATCTGCTGGCGGAGCTTGTGGTTGATCGCTCTCAACACCATCGCGGCTTTCTTAACGGCAATGTAATCCAATTTGATCTGATCTTTTTCATTGTTACCTCTAGAAATAATAAGAGTATTAGAAGAGGTAGTTAATAATTGTTTTTCCATCGCAAAATAGTTTTAAAAAATAATGAAATGACAGGGATCAACGGACAGTAAAACGGGACTATTAGACAATAATCGCGGATATTGATTAGACAAAATTATAATATCTGTCACAATAAAAAAAATTTCTATACCTTCTTTTTTAATATATAGCCCGGAATATCCCTGTTTTTTCCACAATTTGACGCTTTCGTGACACTTCCGGGCGCTATCTGCCGTCCGTCGACATCCTTTCAGATATAAACGTAATTCTATGCGTAATATGATGCCGGGAAATGCTAAAAATCTGCTAAAAAATCAACGGATGTTATTTTTTGCCGGGATGGAAGAAGGCTTTGAGGTAGTGCGGAGCGAAGTAGGCCACATCCTGGAAATCCTTATCCGCAAAGGCTTTCGCGGCAAGGCTGACCATATGTTCGGCCGAAATCACGTAGGATGGAAAAAGCGTATTGGTTGGCTCACCTAACAATTGCTGCCATTTGGGGGCCCCGTCGCCAAAGAAAATGACGGTTTTCTGTGCAATAAAGTTGTCGAGCGAGTGCGGTTCCAGCACCATCGCCTGGGGCGGCAGCAGTGCTTCGAGGTTTTGATCGAACACGGCGGTGAACACCTCCATCCTCCGCGCATCGATCATGGGGGCGTACAACACATCTTCGGAAGGCCGCTGCGCCTGCATCCCCGCCGCCATCATCTGCAGCGTCGATATCGCGATGAGCGGCTTCTTCCAGGTGTAACACAATCCTTTCGCGGTAGCCGTCCCCACACGGAGCCCCGTATACGACCCCGGCCCCGCGCTCACCGCGATGGCGTCGATGTCTTGCGGATTCACCCCGTGGCGCTTCATCAGCTCCCCGATGTTCCGGGTAATGGTAGCGGCATGTTCGCGCTGGTCGGTATTGTGGATCGTTTCCACCACCTGCCCGTTGCGCGCGAGGCATACGGAGCCGATGGAAGTTGCAGTATCGATATGGAGTATCTGTGCCAATGTCCGGAATTAGTCGGGTTGTTGGATAAATGTTTGGTATTCCTGTTCAAGCGTATCGCAGACGCGGTACCGCTCATTGCCCGTTTCGGCGTGCACGGCGCGCAGCACTTCGTAAACGTTCCGGATGCCGATGCGCCGGCACCATTCGAACGGACCGAAAGGATAATTGGTGCCCAGTTTCATGGAAATGTCTATGTCTTCCCGCGAAGCGGTCCCTTCTTCCGCCGTGAAATAGGCTTCGTTGACGATCATGGCGACGGTGCGCGGCGTAACGAGGCCTGCGGCCGCTTTCACCGTGTCGTATTCCCATCCCAGTTCGGCCATGACCGATCGCAGCGTTTCGGCGTCCCCTTCCGCGGGGATGCCCACTTCCAGCCGCGGCATCCCGTAAAAACCGGGCAGCCAGTTCACGGCATATACGCGCCGATGTTCCTCCCAGGCCACTGCCGGCGTTTTCACGAGGCAGCCCAGCACGGGCATTTCGGGGCGCAGCGCGTAGATCATGAGGTTTTCCGGCCGCTCGTCGAGCGAAAGGTCGATCACCAGGTCTGCCCCGCCTTTCAGCGGCTGCAATTCCGGTTCGTACAAAACGCGGTGCGCGCCGGTGTTCCTCGACTGGCGAAACGCGTCCCACCGCTGCCTGTCGCCCGTTACAAGAATATCCATCGGCGGTTATTTAACGGCGATCATGGAAATCTCCACATTGGCGCCTTTGGGCAATGCGGCTACCTGCACGGTTTCGCGGGCGGGGAAATAACCGGTGAAATATTTCCCGTACACTTCGTTGATCTGCCCGAAATCGCCCATGTTCATGATGAAAATGGTGCTTTTCACGACATCGGAAAAATCCATACCCGCCTCGGAAAGGATGTTGCGGAGGTTCTGCATCACGCGATGGGTTTCGGCGATGATATCGTCTTGCTCCATCTGCCCGCTTTCCGGGTTCAGCGCGATCTGGCCGGAGATGAACAGCATGTTGCCCGCCTGCACGGCCTGGTTGTACGGACCGATCGGTGCCGGCGCATTGGTGGAGTTGATGATTTGTTTTTCCATATGCCGCAAAAATAAGGTTTTGCGCCTGCAAAAATGCTTATATTAGCTGAACGTATCAGCCGAGACTAGTCAACTACCCGAAGAAAATTTAGCTGCACTAATATGTATGTCAAAACAAGGCATGGTCTGTCATTGAATGGCGCATGGCAAATGCAGATCGCACTGTTTGCGGGATGGATCATTCCCTGCGCGATCGTGTTCCTGGTATCTGGCATCAACCTCCTGCAATTTCCCGAAATCCTTTCCTGGTTATACACCCTGGGCGGTGTGAGCGTTATTGTCTGCGCACTCGTCCGCAAGCGCGATAATTTCCAGTTCATGCCGCGGTTGTACATGACCGGCGAGTTGTTCCTGCTTTGTGTTTCCATGGCCATTGCGCTGGTGATGGTGAAAGACGGGCTGGGCAGCATCCTGCCGCTGCCGGTTTGGTCAGACATGAGTTTTACCTCGATCCGCATCGGCTCGCCGTATTCCATCATTTGCACGGTTATGCTCATGGCGATGATGGAAGAAATACTGTTCCGGGGAATCATCATGGAGGCCCTCCTCCACCGCTATTCTTCCGGCGTTGCGCTCGTGCAGAGCGCGCTGCTGTACATGCTCGCGCATCCAGACCCTTCGCAGATGCCGGGCGCGTTCATGATGGGGCTGGTGACCGGCGCGTTCTACCTCCGCTTCCGCGATCTTTGTCCGTCGATGCTCGTGCACGTGGCTTACAACGGCGCTTCGGCGCTCCTGCTCAACGTGGGCAGCCATCATTTCACGCAGCATTCGCCCGTGATGTATTATCTGATGGTGGCCGGCTGCGCAGGCGCCCTCATCGCGGGGTACTTCCTCCTGCAGCGCATTTCTCCTCCCAAATCAACGGCAAAAGCGGCCCCCCTTCCCGGGAAACCGCTTCTGCATACGGAAAGTTCCGTCTGATTTATTTTCCGAACAGCAACGCTGCCAGTTTCTTATCGTGGCCATACACGTCGTCCCGGAAATTGAGACGCCCCTGGCTGTCGACCCACGCCGTGAAATACCCGATAAACACGGGGATTTTCTCTTTCACCGTTACATATTTTTCCTTGTTGGCGTTCATGGCGGCGTCGATCTTGGCGGTCGTCCAGCTGGAATCTTTCCGCAGCACCCATTCCGCCAGTTTTTTCGGTTCGGAGACGCGGATGCAGCCGTGCGAGAAGGAGCGCTTCGTTTCGTTGAACAATCCTTTCGAGGGCGTGTCGTGCAGGTAAATATTGTATTCGTTGGGGAAAAGGAATTTCACTTTGCCGAGCGAGTTGCTGGGCCCGGGTTTCTGTCTTATCGAAATGCTGTTCCCACTTCCCGACATTTCCATGTTATGCCGTGCCAGGTAAGCTTTTCCGCTCTTCCGGATGCCCGGCAGCACTTCTTTCCTCAGGATGCCCGGGGGTACGTTCCAGTAAGGGCTGAACACGACGTATTTCAAATCTTTGCTGAAGATCACGGTGCTGTTGCCTTGCGTGCCCACCACCACGTTGCAGCTCCAGGCCAGCTTGCCGTCTTCGTAGGCATGCAGCCGGAATTCCGGGATGTTCACGAGCAGGTAATCGGTATTTACTTCCACCGGCACCCAGCGGATGCGTTCCATATTGAGGAGGATCTGTTGCATGTAGTGCTCCAGCGGCCGGTTCAGCGACGCCACGGTGCTTTCGCGGATAACGCCGTCTTCCTTCTGCCCGAAACGCGCCTGGAAGTTGCGCAGGGCGCTGTCGAGCTGCGGCGTGAAGCGGGATGTGGTATCGCTGTCCTTGAAATCTCCATACATCTGCAGTCTTTTTTTCACGGCGGCGATAACGTTGGAAGAATCGCCCGATTTGTAGGTTTTCTTTTTCTCGATCCGGATAGAATCCAGCACCGGATTGTCTTTCGCGAGTTTGGCGAGGCGTTGCAGTTCATCGCGCAGCAGTTTGTATTGCCGGTTGACGGGTTCGTTGGTAGCGATGGCTGTTTTCGGATAGCGGATAACGGAATCGAGGAGGCTTTCTACATTTATTTTTTTGCGGGGGATGAACCACTCCAGGTCTTTGGAATTGTCGCTGGTCATGCCGCCCCATGTTTTCTGGGCGTAATCGAAGAATTGGCCGGTGAGGGAAATTTCGGTGATGCGGTACAGTAAATCCTTACGGTTTAATTCGCTGCCTTCGGCGCTGAGCGAATCGTACAGGCGGAGGGCGGCGGATTTGTCGAGCGAGGAATCGCGGATGCCGGTGGCTTCGTCTTGCCGCATCATGTTCATGAATCCGCCGGCTTGTTCGGTGAGGCCTGCGCTATCGATCCATGCGAAGTGGAAATCGCGTTTGCGATAGAAGTCGAGGATGGATTCGCGATATGGCGCAAATTCCGCATGATGGTCCAGGAACGCCACAACGAGGTTGCTGTCCATCGCTTCGGCGATGTATTCTTCTTTGGTGTAGTGCGTGGTGTCGCGGTTAATGCCTTCGCCTTTAGGTCTTTTCTGGCCTTGTTGGCAGGCCACGGCGAGGGCCAGGAGCAAAGTGGGCAGTACGATTTTTTTCAGCATAGCGAAGTAGCATTTAGGAGGTATAACAATCTTCCGCCGGGTATGTTGCAAAGCGGGGGCCGGAATGCGGGCGGAGGAAAAAAGGGCGCAACCGGCCGGGTGCGCCCTTTTTCGAATATCAGAGCTTGATTTCTTCGTCGTTGTTGTCGAAGAAGTGGTATTCTGTGAGATGGTAGTTGGAGTCGGCGCGGAGCTTGATCCATTTTTTGTACGCGAAGTACCATTTCCATTGGCGGCTGCGGAGCCATCCTTTGGTGAGGTAGGCGTAGAGGATGGGGTGCACACGGATGGTGAGCCCTTTGTGCTGGTGGTTGAGAAGATACTGGAGGTTCTTCTCGATATCTTCCACGATGAGCATGGAAGCGCCGATTTTGCCGGTTCCTTTGCAGGTGGGGCAATCTTCGGCGACGGAAATGGTGATTTCCGGTTTCACCCGCTGGCGGGTGATTTGCATGAGCCCGAACTTGGAGATGGGCAAAATGGTGTGTTTGGCCCTGTCTGTCGCCATGAATTTCTCCATGGCTTCGTATACGTTCTTTTTGTTCTCCGGCAGTTTCATATCGATGAAATCGATGATGATGATGCCGCCGAGGTCGCGGAGGCGCAGCTGCCGGGCGATTTCCGCTGCGGCTTCCAGGTTAGACGCGAGGGCGTTTTGTTCCTGGTTGTTGCTGGAGCTTTTGTAGCCCGAGTTGACGTCGATGACGTGGAGGGCTTCCGTGGCTTCGATGATGAGATACACGCCGGAGTCGAGGTTGACGGTTTTGCCGAAGGAGGCTTTTACCTGCCGGGTGACGCCGAAGTGGTCGAAGATGGGGGCGCCGTTGTGGTAGTAGGTGACGATGTCCTGCTTTTCGGGCGCTATCTTCTGGATATACGTTTTTGTGTCGGTGTAAATATTTTTATCGTTGATGACGATCCTGTTGAAGGATTCGTTCAGCAGATCGCGGAGGATGCTGGTGGTTTTGGTTTGTTCGCTGAGGATTTTCTGCGGGGCCTGACCGTTCCGGAGGTTTTCCTGGATGGTGTGCCAGGTGTTTACCAGGGTGGTGAGGTCTTCGTGGAGCTCGGCGGTTTTCTTGCCTTCGGCGGCGGTGCGGACGATGACGCCAAAATTGGGCGGTTTGATGGCTTCGACGATCTTCTGGAGCCTTTTCCGTTCTTCGGAGGAGTGGATCTTTTTGGAGACGGCCACGATATTGTTGAACGGGGTGATGACGATGAACCTTCCCGGGAGGGAGATTTCGCAGCTGAGGCGCGGGCCTTTTGATGAAATGGGCTCCTTGAGGATCTGGACGAGGATGTTGGGTTTTCCGCCGAGGACTTCCGTTATTTTACCGGTTTTGATGATTTCGGGCTCATTTTTGAATTTGCCGAAGTCGAAAGCGCCGGATTTATCGGAGATGGCCTGGTTGGTGAACTTCAGGATGGAGCGGATGTACGGGCTAAGGTCGGTGTAATGGAGGAAGGCGTCCTTTTCGAACCCTACGTCCACGAAAGCCGCGTTCAGGCCTGGGATGAGTTTTTTTACTTTGCCTAAATAAAGGTCCCCCACTGCAAAATTAGGATTGCCGCTTTCGTGATGCAGCTCTACCAACTTCTTATCTTCCAGCAATGCAATTTCAACACCAGACGGTGCTGCATTTATAATCAATTCCTTATTCAAGCGTCAAAATTTTATCCATAAATACTTTCACTTTATGCCACCCTCTCGGTGCTCTGTGGGTTGACAAGGGGGTACAGCATTCCCGGTTGTAGCCGGTGGTCTGGCGGCTTACACGTCGTCGAGAGGGGATTGCAAAGGGTTCAGTGATATACAGGTATCCGTGGTGTCTGCGGGGCTGACTACGAAAACAACCTGCATGACACTAGCAATTTAATGATTAATGCTAACATCATGCAGGATTGCATTAAAAAATTTATCGCGCAGCCCCTCCGGCTATCTATATGCTTAGTATAAATGGCGGGGAAACAGGAGAATTATTTCTTGCCTTTCTTGTGGCGGTTCTTTCTCAGTCTTTTCTTACGCTTGTGGGTTGCGATTTTATGTCTCTTTCTTTTCTTTCCGCAGGGCATACGCTTGTAATTTTTTTAATGTTTTATAAAATACTATTTAATACTTTTTATGTATTCGTCGATCTCGGCCGCCAAAGCGGGGTCTTTGATCATTTTGCGGCACTGCCGGAGCAGGTCTACCGCTTTTTCGTTTTCCCCTTTGCTCTGGTAGGCCACAGCCTGGAGGAAAAGCGCTTTGGGTTCGTTGGGCGTGCGTTCGAGGACTTTGTCCATTCTTTCGATCGCCTTATCGAACTGGCCGGATTTGATGGAGAAATTTGCCAGGGTGAGCTGAGCGTCCAGGAAATCCGGGTTCTTTTCTGCCACTTCGCGGAGGATGCCGATGCCTTTCATGGGCTCGCCGGTATAATCCACGATGAGGGCTCCTTTTCTCAGTTTCAGCGTATCATTGCCGGGTTCCAGGGCGATGGCCCGGTCGAGCAATTCAAGCGCGGATGAAACTTCCCACAATTTCACCGCAGGGTCCTGGGTGTGTGAAAGGTGCTCCAAAAATAAATTGGCTGCAAAGGTGAGGTTTTTTCCGGAATTTTCCAACTTGGCTGCTTCTCCGGCATAATGTGCGGCGATGGGCGCCTCGTTGAGGCCGTCCCAGAGGAGGTAAAGCTGGCGGTAGGCATTGATTTGCTGCGTCTGCACGTCTCCGCGCACTACAGCATTTTCCAGCCGGGAGATCTCTCCCAGCCTTTCGGCAGGAACTCGTTCCTTGGCCTTCTGCAATAAGTCCTTGAAATCCGCTGCTTTAGCGGCATTTCCTTGTGGCATAGCCATGCCGGTAGCGGCATGGTCGTGATCATGCACCTTCGGCGAAATTCGGCCGAACGCGAACAAAGCGATAACTGCGGCAACGCCGAGGCCAATCAGCAATAGTTGATTTCTTTGCACCCTATTCCAATATTAGGATGCAAATCTATGAACTTTTAAGCTTCTTTACCTCTGCAACAAATTCTTTCGACGGTTTAAACGCCGGAATGTAGTGCTCGGGGATCTCCACGGCCACATTCTTCTTGATGTTGCGCCCGATCTTGGCGGCCCTTTTCTTGGTAATAAAGCTGCCAAATCCGCGGATGTAGATATGTTCGCCATTCGCTAACGCCTCCTTCACTTCCTTGAACATGGCTTCGAGTGTTACTAACACATCTACTTTCGGGATGCCGGTTTTTTCAGCAATGTTGTTAATCAAATCAGCTTTTCTCATAATGAAGCGGAGGATTACTTGTTTTCAAAGTTAAATAAAAAATTTTAATCGCTCTATTTTCAAGCAAATAAAATTTAATATTTTTTATTATAGATAGCAGGTTATAAAAATACGTTTATTTGCGTTCTTTACCAACCCGTAAATCATTGCAACACAATACTATCAAAGGTTTCGGGACAGCGAATATATACAAATCAATCGACATATATAAATTATTTTGTGCAAATGACCGATATGAAGCAATTTTTTACCGCGGGTATCCTGGCCTGGAATGAGCTGCAGAACGACCGGTCCATGCCCTGGAAACAGGAAAAAGACCCCTACCGCATCTGGCTCTCCGAGATCATCCTCCAGCAAACCCGCGTGGAACAGGGCCGCCCCTATTACGAACGCTTCATTTCCGCCTACCCCACCATCACCGAGCTCGCCGACGCGCCCGACGAGGAAGTTTTCCGCCTCTGGCAAGGCCTCGGCTATTACGCCCGCTGTAAAAACATGCTCGCCGCCGCCCGCACCGTGGCCCGCGACTTCAACGGCCGCTTCCCCGGCACCTACGAAGGCATCTCCGCACTGAAAGGCGTTGGCGCGTACACCGCCGCCGCCATCGCTTCTTTCGCGTACAACCTCCCGCACGCCGTACTGGACGGCAACGTGTACCGCGTACTGGCGCGGTTCTTCGGTATCGACACGCCCACGGATACCACCGCGGGTAAAAAACTTTTCACTCAACTTGCCCAGGACGTACTTCCCGTGCAACAGGCCGGCACTTATAATCAGGCGATCATGGACTTCGGGGCCGTTGTCTGCAAACCACAGACTCCACGCTGCAAATCTTGCCGGTTATCCTCCCAATGCGTAGCTTTTCAAAAAGGATTAACAGATCTCGTTCCTGTAAAATCCAAAAAATTACGCATAAAAAAAGATATTTCTATTATTTGTTGCTAAGCAAAGGCTCACTGCGGTACGTCCGCAAGCGCACCGGCAAAGACATCTGGGAAAACCTCCACGAGTTCCCCATGATCGAGACCCCGGCGCCCGTCTCCGATGCCGAACTGCTCGCCTCCCCGGCCTTCCGCGCCCTGGTAGGCCCCGGCGCCGTAACGGTGGAACAGGCTTTCCCGGAAAGGAAACAACAGCTCACCCATCAAACCATCCACGCCCGCTTCCTGCGGATCGGGCCGGAAAAGGCCATATTGCCGCCCGAAGGCTTCCGCGCCGTGAGCGCAGCAGAACTGGAACTGCTGGCTTTTCCGAAGATCATCGTCGATTTCCTGAAAGGATGACGATCGGGCTGCACTCCGGTACCATTCATTTATAACGACTTATAAAAAATATTCGTGCCCTCGGCCGATAATTTTTTGTGTACCCGATCAGAAAAAACATTAACTTTAATAAGGTTGACCGTGAGATGATTTTTTAAACATAGGACAGAATTAAAACCTACAATTATGAGAGGTGTTAATAAAGTAATCCTGATTGGCAATCTTGGCAGAGACCCCGATGTTCAGTTCCTGGAAGGCAACATAGCAGTGGCAAAATTCTCACTGGCCACTACGGAAACTTTCAAAGACCGCGCCGGCAAGCTGATTTCCCAGACAGAATGGCACACAGTCGTGCTCTGGAGGGGCCTGGCAGAGCTGGCCCAGAAATACCTCCACAAAGGAAGCCTCGTCTATATCGAGGGGCGCCTCCGCACCCGCAGCTGGGAAGACAAGGAGGGCAACAAGAAATTCGCTACCGAAGTGGTGGGCGATAACCTCGTGATGCTCGACAAGCGGATGGACGTCGGCAATGGCGACCATGCCATTTCCCACGGGTCCGGCTCCTCCACCGGGCAGCAAAGCGGCCCCGGCCACCATGGCGAAGGTTTCCCCGGCATCGAGATCCCGCCCATGGGCGAGGCAGCCGACGATCTACCGTTTTGAAAAACCACCCCGGGGCAAGGCCCGCTCCTTTTCCTTGCCGTATCGGGACATTCTTTATATTTGCACGCGGGAAAGCGATTCACCTCTCCAAGACCTGAATTACTTTCCCCTTATTTTTGACCAAAGCTCATCATCTTGGCTTATTTTTCGGCTAGCATGCTACCGTTACTGAATGTTTTCCTGCAAAACCCGGCGCCGGCCGCCGCCCCCGATGTGAATGTCCTCGTGTTCCTGCTGGTCATTTTCATTCTGCTCCTGCTCACCTTCATCGTGTCTGGCGCAGAAGTTGCCTTCTTTTCATTGAACTACAAAGACCTTAACGTCCTCAAAACCAGGCAGAACAATGCCGGCCGCACCATCACACGGCTGCTCGAAAAGCCGAAATCGCTGCTGGCATCCCTCCAGATCGCCAACATCCTTTTCAACATCGCCTTCATCTTCATCACCAATTACCTCATTTACCAGGTAGAGTCGCTCCAGGAGCTGGCCGTGGTTTCCTTCGTGGTCCGCATCGCCATCATCACCCTGGTACTCCTCTTCTTCGGACAGATCCTCCCGCGCGTGTGGGCCACCCAGAACAACATGCG
Proteins encoded in this region:
- a CDS encoding Rne/Rng family ribonuclease, which encodes MNKELIINAAPSGVEIALLEDKKLVELHHESGNPNFAVGDLYLGKVKKLIPGLNAAFVDVGFEKDAFLHYTDLSPYIRSILKFTNQAISDKSGAFDFGKFKNEPEIIKTGKITEVLGGKPNILVQILKEPISSKGPRLSCEISLPGRFIVITPFNNIVAVSKKIHSSEERKRLQKIVEAIKPPNFGVIVRTAAEGKKTAELHEDLTTLVNTWHTIQENLRNGQAPQKILSEQTKTTSILRDLLNESFNRIVINDKNIYTDTKTYIQKIAPEKQDIVTYYHNGAPIFDHFGVTRQVKASFGKTVNLDSGVYLIIEATEALHVIDVNSGYKSSSNNQEQNALASNLEAAAEIARQLRLRDLGGIIIIDFIDMKLPENKKNVYEAMEKFMATDRAKHTILPISKFGLMQITRQRVKPEITISVAEDCPTCKGTGKIGASMLIVEDIEKNLQYLLNHQHKGLTIRVHPILYAYLTKGWLRSRQWKWYFAYKKWIKLRADSNYHLTEYHFFDNNDEEIKL
- a CDS encoding tetratricopeptide repeat protein → MQRNQLLLIGLGVAAVIALFAFGRISPKVHDHDHAATGMAMPQGNAAKAADFKDLLQKAKERVPAERLGEISRLENAVVRGDVQTQQINAYRQLYLLWDGLNEAPIAAHYAGEAAKLENSGKNLTFAANLFLEHLSHTQDPAVKLWEVSSALELLDRAIALEPGNDTLKLRKGALIVDYTGEPMKGIGILREVAEKNPDFLDAQLTLANFSIKSGQFDKAIERMDKVLERTPNEPKALFLQAVAYQSKGENEKAVDLLRQCRKMIKDPALAAEIDEYIKSIK
- a CDS encoding A/G-specific adenine glycosylase — protein: MKQFFTAGILAWNELQNDRSMPWKQEKDPYRIWLSEIILQQTRVEQGRPYYERFISAYPTITELADAPDEEVFRLWQGLGYYARCKNMLAAARTVARDFNGRFPGTYEGISALKGVGAYTAAAIASFAYNLPHAVLDGNVYRVLARFFGIDTPTDTTAGKKLFTQLAQDVLPVQQAGTYNQAIMDFGAVVCKPQTPRCKSCRLSSQCVAFQKGLTDLVPVKSKKLRIKKDISIICC
- a CDS encoding HU family DNA-binding protein; this encodes MRKADLINNIAEKTGIPKVDVLVTLEAMFKEVKEALANGEHIYIRGFGSFITKKRAAKIGRNIKKNVAVEIPEHYIPAFKPSKEFVAEVKKLKSS
- a CDS encoding L,D-transpeptidase family protein — protein: MLKKIVLPTLLLALAVACQQGQKRPKGEGINRDTTHYTKEEYIAEAMDSNLVVAFLDHHAEFAPYRESILDFYRKRDFHFAWIDSAGLTEQAGGFMNMMRQDEATGIRDSSLDKSAALRLYDSLSAEGSELNRKDLLYRITEISLTGQFFDYAQKTWGGMTSDNSKDLEWFIPRKKINVESLLDSVIRYPKTAIATNEPVNRQYKLLRDELQRLAKLAKDNPVLDSIRIEKKKTYKSGDSSNVIAAVKKRLQMYGDFKDSDTTSRFTPQLDSALRNFQARFGQKEDGVIRESTVASLNRPLEHYMQQILLNMERIRWVPVEVNTDYLLVNIPEFRLHAYEDGKLAWSCNVVVGTQGNSTVIFSKDLKYVVFSPYWNVPPGILRKEVLPGIRKSGKAYLARHNMEMSGSGNSISIRQKPGPSNSLGKVKFLFPNEYNIYLHDTPSKGLFNETKRSFSHGCIRVSEPKKLAEWVLRKDSSWTTAKIDAAMNANKEKYVTVKEKIPVFIGYFTAWVDSQGRLNFRDDVYGHDKKLAALLFGK
- a CDS encoding NUDIX domain-containing protein; translation: MLLSKGSLRYVRKRTGKDIWENLHEFPMIETPAPVSDAELLASPAFRALVGPGAVTVEQAFPERKQQLTHQTIHARFLRIGPEKAILPPEGFRAVSAAELELLAFPKIIVDFLKG
- a CDS encoding single-stranded DNA-binding protein → MRGVNKVILIGNLGRDPDVQFLEGNIAVAKFSLATTETFKDRAGKLISQTEWHTVVLWRGLAELAQKYLHKGSLVYIEGRLRTRSWEDKEGNKKFATEVVGDNLVMLDKRMDVGNGDHAISHGSGSSTGQQSGPGHHGEGFPGIEIPPMGEAADDLPF